The genomic window ACCGCCCGGGCAGCAGAGGGAAGGACCCGCTTCCGGCGGCCGTCCCGTTCCGTATAGACCAGCTCTTTCTCGACGAGTTCCGCCACCGTCCGTGAGAGATAGCTCTCGCTGTGGTCGAGCTTTGCCGCGAGCTCGGCGATCGTGTCGCCGCGTTCGACGGTAGCGAGGACTTCGAGTTCGATACGCCGGAGCACAGTGTAACGCAATACGAATCTAATATATAAATGAGTTTCGAGTAGTGTTACACTCTGGTCGAAGTATCGGTGGGAAGTGCGTGGGCGGGTCGCGATAAACAAAACTGTGCTGTTGGCGTCCAGTAGTAGATCCCGGAGGTCGAATCTTTCTGTCGTAGACGTGACACCGCCTCTCCTTTTAATACGGGCCTGAACATCTTCCCCCCGGTTCTCAGCGGCTTGCAACCGTGGGCGGTACTCAACACCGTGAGCGTACCAGGGACTAGTGACTGTCACGATGATGGACTACAGCCGCGGACGGACGCGCGGAGGGGCGACGGAGGTGAGGGCAGTTGCCTGACGACCGGCCGGAGTCCTTCGACGAGGATCGGATGGAACAGCTGCTGGCCGACACCGAGTACGACACGGAGCTCGGGCTCGAGATGGCGCAGGACGCCCAGCGGGTCGCGTCGGGCGAGCTGTCCGAGGCCGAGTTCTTCGACCGGTACCACGGGGACGTCCTCGACGAGTTCGGCCAGGACGCCCGGGAGCTCCCGGAGCTCCGCGACGACCTCGACGGGGAGGTCGTCGCCGACGCCGACGACCCGGACGGGATCCGGGACCGGCTGCTCGACCTCGCGGACGACGAGGACGTCTCCCGTCGCGAACTGATGAAGAAGGGCGGCGCGGCCGCCGCAGCGCTGAGCGCGTTCGCCGGGGGCGGCGCCGCCGCCGAGGACGGTCCGGGCGGCGACACGCCGACGCAGGGCGACGGCACCCGCTGGGGGATGGTGATCAACCTGAACAACTGCGACGGCTGCCTCGCCTGCATGGCGGCCTGCTCGCAGGAGCACGGCCTCTCGCGGGGCGCCAACTGGATGTACGTCTTCACCTACCAGGACGAGAACCACGACGACGAGAACTTCCTCGTCCGGCCCTGCCAGCACTGCACTGACTCGCCGTGCACGAAGGTGTGTCCCGTCGGCGCGCGTCACACGCGCGAGGAGGACGGCCTGGTGCTGACGGACTACGACATCTGCATCGGCTGTCGCTACTGCGAGGTGTCCTGTCCGTACGGGGTCAACTACTTCCAGTGGGGCGAGCCCGACGTCCCCGACTCGGAGATCCCCGACGAGAACCAGATCGACGACCGGGGCAAGTGGGTCGGCGCTCGCCCGCCGAAGGGCGTGATGGGCAAGTGCACCTTCTGCGTCGACCGCCAGGACGGCGCCATGGGCGAGGAGAAGGTCGGCACGACCGCCTGCGAGGAGGCCTGCGCCATGGACGCGATCCACTTCGGCGACCTCAACGACGAGGAGAGCGCCCCGAACCAGCACCTCGACCAGTACCGCGACGCCCAGGACAACGACCTCGATGAGTTCCCCAACCGGACGGAGCACACCGTCTCTACCTTCCAGCTGATGGAGGAGCGCGGGACGGACCCGAACGTCCACTACATCGGCAACGAGCCGTCGCAGGACGCCGAACAGGTCGAGGGGCCGGTCACCTACGAGGACATGGGCCTGGCCGACAACCGCAAGGAGGAGGTCCTGGACAACGGCGCGATGGCCAACAAGGAGGGTGAGCAGGCGTGAGCACCGACGTCAGCGACGTGAGCCGGGACGTCCTCGTGCGCCCGATCCAGTCCCAGTCGCGAAAGTTCCTCGCGGCGCTGGCTGGCGCGCTGGGCGCCATCGGCGTGTGGCTGTTCTTCTACGTCGGCCAGCTCGAGCACGGCCTGATCGTCACCCACCTGGCCGACTGGGGCTCCGGCGGCGGGGTCCCCTGGGGGCTGTACATCGGCGCGTTCATCTGGTGGGTCGGCATCGCCCACGGCGGGATCATCCTGTCGGCGGCGGTCCGGCTCATCGGGCTGGACCGCTACCAGCCCGTCGCGCGGATGGCGGAGCTGCTGACCATCGCAGCGCTGTCCTGCGCCGGCCTGTTCATCCTGATCCACGTCGGCCGGCCCG from Halomicrobium salinisoli includes these protein-coding regions:
- a CDS encoding 4Fe-4S ferredoxin N-terminal domain-containing protein, yielding MPDDRPESFDEDRMEQLLADTEYDTELGLEMAQDAQRVASGELSEAEFFDRYHGDVLDEFGQDARELPELRDDLDGEVVADADDPDGIRDRLLDLADDEDVSRRELMKKGGAAAAALSAFAGGGAAAEDGPGGDTPTQGDGTRWGMVINLNNCDGCLACMAACSQEHGLSRGANWMYVFTYQDENHDDENFLVRPCQHCTDSPCTKVCPVGARHTREEDGLVLTDYDICIGCRYCEVSCPYGVNYFQWGEPDVPDSEIPDENQIDDRGKWVGARPPKGVMGKCTFCVDRQDGAMGEEKVGTTACEEACAMDAIHFGDLNDEESAPNQHLDQYRDAQDNDLDEFPNRTEHTVSTFQLMEERGTDPNVHYIGNEPSQDAEQVEGPVTYEDMGLADNRKEEVLDNGAMANKEGEQA